In a single window of the Acipenser ruthenus chromosome 20, fAciRut3.2 maternal haplotype, whole genome shotgun sequence genome:
- the LOC117425880 gene encoding cytochrome b5 produces the protein MKEEKNTEVINSESTVKYYTLEEIKRHSSSKDVWVIIHEKVYDITSFLEEHPGGEEVLMEQAAADATENFEDVGHSTDAREMLKQYFIGELHPDDRKKDSSKDVLITTSSSQSSMWTNWLIPAVAAVVMGLMYHYYTLDSKSS, from the exons atgaaagaagaaaaaaacacagaggTGATAAACTCGGAGTCTACGGTTAAATATTACACACTAGAGGAAATAAAACGCCACAGTTCGAGCAAAGATGTCTGGGTCATAATCCACGAAAAAGTATACGATATCACCAGCTTTCTGGAGGAG CACCCGGGAGGGGAGGAGGTATTGATGGAACAGGCTGCGGCCGATGCCACAGAAAACTTTGAAGATGTTGGCCACTCCACCGACGCCAGAGAGATGCTGAAACAGTATTTCATTGGAGAATTACATCCG gATGATCGGAAGAAGGATAGCTCAAAG GATGTCTTAATCACAACATCCTCAAGCCAATCCAG TATGTGGACTAACTGGCTCATCccagctgttgctgctgttgttatgGGTCTGATGTACCATTATTACACCCTGGACAGCAAGTCATCTTGA